One window from the genome of Bacteroidota bacterium encodes:
- a CDS encoding nitronate monooxygenase, protein MKNKICNLLGIQYPIIQAGMIWTSGWRLASAASNSGCLGLIGAGSMHPDVLREHIQKCKKATTQPFGVNVPMLYPEIEKIMNIIVEEGVKVVFTSAGNPKTWTGWLKERGIKVVHVVASVKFAQKSEEAGCDAVVAEGFEAGGHNGREETTTMVLIPMVREKIKLPLIAAGGIATGRQMLAALALGADGVQIGSRFAASEESSLHAGFKKKITELNEGDTQLSLKKLGPVRVVKNKFFMQVQDAEDKGASTEELKTILGKARAKKGMFEGDLEEGELEIGQVSAMLKEIKPVKRIVEEIIAEYEFSKKEICERGESS, encoded by the coding sequence ATGAAGAACAAAATCTGCAATTTATTAGGAATTCAGTACCCTATTATACAGGCAGGAATGATCTGGACCAGTGGCTGGCGGTTGGCTTCAGCCGCTTCAAATTCAGGTTGTTTAGGACTGATTGGTGCGGGCTCCATGCACCCCGATGTTTTGCGCGAACATATTCAGAAATGCAAAAAAGCGACCACTCAACCTTTCGGAGTTAACGTGCCCATGCTTTATCCTGAGATAGAAAAGATAATGAATATCATTGTGGAAGAAGGTGTGAAAGTTGTTTTCACTTCTGCCGGAAACCCGAAAACATGGACGGGCTGGCTGAAGGAGCGAGGAATAAAAGTAGTGCACGTGGTAGCCAGCGTAAAGTTTGCGCAGAAGAGCGAAGAGGCAGGATGCGATGCGGTGGTGGCGGAAGGTTTTGAAGCAGGCGGGCACAACGGGCGCGAAGAAACTACCACGATGGTTCTGATTCCGATGGTGAGAGAAAAAATAAAACTCCCGCTCATTGCCGCAGGTGGAATTGCCACCGGCAGGCAAATGCTTGCGGCACTTGCTCTGGGCGCGGACGGAGTGCAGATCGGCTCACGCTTTGCGGCTTCAGAAGAATCTTCGCTTCATGCCGGCTTTAAAAAGAAAATCACTGAACTGAATGAAGGCGATACGCAGCTCTCCCTGAAAAAATTAGGTCCTGTGCGGGTAGTGAAGAATAAATTTTTTATGCAGGTGCAGGATGCCGAAGACAAAGGCGCGTCAACGGAAGAACTGAAAACTATTTTAGGAAAAGCCCGCGCAAAAAAAGGAATGTTTGAAGGAGATTTGGAAGAAGGCGAACTGGAGATAGGGCAGGTGAGCGCCATGCTGAAAGAAATTAAACCGGTGAAAAGAATTGTGGAGGAAATTATTGCGGAATATGAATTTTCGAAGAAGGAAATTTGTGAAAGGGGAGAGAGTTCTTAG
- a CDS encoding riboflavin synthase: protein MFTGIIEATGKVISIEKDKSNLRFGIECAFAKELKIGQSVAHNGVCLTVENISSSRKNYTVTAVKETLDKSNLGLLKKGNRINLERSLKIGDRLDGHFVQGHVDCMAEVNAIKKEKGSWSFKFQVSNSKSQVSNLIIEKGSICINGVSLTVVDTSPNGGDLEGASFSVAIIPHTFKHTNFSSLKKGDKANIEFDILGKHIEKILSSRLS, encoded by the coding sequence ATGTTTACAGGAATTATAGAAGCCACAGGAAAAGTAATTTCTATTGAGAAGGATAAATCCAATCTCAGGTTCGGGATTGAATGTGCTTTTGCGAAGGAATTAAAAATCGGGCAAAGCGTTGCGCACAACGGAGTGTGCCTCACCGTAGAAAACATTTCTTCTTCCAGGAAAAATTATACTGTAACAGCGGTTAAAGAAACTCTCGATAAATCCAATCTTGGCTTATTAAAAAAAGGAAATAGGATAAACCTTGAACGCTCATTAAAAATCGGTGATAGGCTGGACGGGCATTTTGTGCAGGGGCATGTGGATTGCATGGCAGAGGTGAATGCAATCAAGAAAGAAAAGGGAAGCTGGAGTTTCAAATTCCAAGTCTCAAACTCCAAGTCTCAAGTCTCAAATCTGATAATTGAAAAGGGAAGCATTTGCATAAATGGCGTATCTCTTACTGTTGTTGACACCTCCCCTAACGGGGGAGATTTAGAGGGGGCTTCCTTTTCAGTGGCAATCATTCCACATACATTCAAGCACACCAATTTTTCTTCTCTGAAGAAAGGCGATAAAGCAAACATCGAGTTTGATATTCTCGGCAAGCACATTGAAAAGATTCTTTCTTCCCGCCTTTCCTAA
- a CDS encoding gliding motility-associated C-terminal domain-containing protein — MKRIFTILFSILSYFSFATHERAGEITFECLGGYTYSITITTYTKGSSDPADRCMLTINFGGGVGDTAVVCRSNFEPGDPSTDYWNASGCSCGSGNTHHMGEWNIGSPSLVSLNIKKNVYTTTHTYSGPGTYILSMTDANRNTGIVNMPPGNGDIPFSIQDTLKISSAYGMPQCNSSPTFSNPPVDRACAGKIFIHNPGASDIDGDSLSYKLGVCFEDRGVPIPGYYIPSGVSLDPYTGDFVWNVPPAVISPPDCDEYNFAIDVEEWALNKWTHHRSLIGTVRRDMQIRVCNCQNDPPVISPVDDTCILANTNLTLTVTATDVIQLDGIQSFTVTGGPFNTTPSATFTTSFIPPATPVTGIFSWTPTCSQVRQQPYLVTFKAVDDGAPDSPAVPLTDYESFFIRVIAPAPANLAAGPDCAKMLLSWNTAPCNNQSGNYLYKYKIYRRIGCDTNTAGNCVTGVPPLWGYTLIATVSNATTSYTDNNGGLGLVPGNDYSYRVTATYIDGAESYASDPVCKHLVRDMPIITNVDVKNTGTTNGVINIKWVKPLVSATDFDTILNPGPYKFELMRAAGSAPLSLIKTFSSPFFAALDTTYLDSFLTTQTKPYKYRVDFYHGTSTSSCYAQSASSVFLTCHPNDNQIQITWNEQVPWSNDRYDIYKFNGSVWDSIGTTTLQTFTDTGLGNGITYCYKVKSTGAYIDTTLPKPLINWSQELCCAPVDLTPPCPVSLAVDSSCDLSRNILTWNNPNNSCCDDALYYILYYSPVEDDDFSVLDTIFNINTTTFIDDSLSSIAGCYAVTSVDSFSNESAFSNLVCIDNCPYYELPNVFTPNGDGSNDFFTPLHPYKYVKDIDIKIYNRWGTEVFRTADPEIMWDGKSAQTKMQCSDGVYFYACIVNDIRLKGIIPRSLVGNVHLLSK; from the coding sequence ATGAAAAGAATCTTTACCATACTTTTTTCTATTCTTTCTTATTTCTCTTTCGCCACTCACGAGCGAGCAGGTGAAATTACTTTCGAATGTTTGGGAGGATATACTTATTCAATTACAATAACAACTTATACAAAAGGAAGCAGCGACCCGGCAGACCGATGCATGCTCACCATAAATTTTGGAGGAGGAGTTGGCGACACGGCTGTGGTTTGCAGAAGCAATTTTGAACCGGGCGACCCCTCAACAGATTATTGGAATGCTTCAGGCTGCTCCTGCGGAAGCGGGAACACTCACCACATGGGGGAATGGAACATTGGTTCTCCCAGTTTAGTTTCATTGAACATTAAAAAAAATGTTTACACAACCACTCATACGTATTCGGGTCCGGGAACTTACATTCTTTCCATGACCGATGCCAACCGTAATACTGGAATAGTGAACATGCCGCCCGGTAATGGCGACATTCCTTTCAGCATACAGGATACCCTGAAAATCTCTTCTGCTTATGGGATGCCACAGTGCAATAGCTCTCCCACCTTTTCCAATCCTCCGGTTGACAGGGCTTGTGCGGGAAAAATTTTTATTCATAACCCGGGCGCATCCGATATTGACGGAGATAGTTTGTCATATAAACTTGGTGTGTGTTTTGAAGATAGAGGCGTTCCGATTCCCGGCTATTATATTCCTTCGGGCGTTTCGCTTGACCCTTATACCGGGGATTTTGTGTGGAATGTTCCTCCGGCAGTTATCAGCCCTCCTGACTGTGATGAATATAATTTTGCAATTGATGTTGAAGAGTGGGCGTTAAATAAATGGACACATCATCGCTCTTTAATCGGCACAGTGAGAAGAGACATGCAAATAAGAGTATGCAATTGCCAGAACGACCCTCCCGTAATTTCACCTGTGGATGATACCTGTATTCTGGCAAATACAAATCTTACGCTCACGGTTACGGCTACTGACGTTATTCAGCTTGACGGCATTCAATCCTTTACCGTCACAGGAGGTCCGTTCAACACAACACCTTCTGCCACCTTTACCACATCATTTATTCCGCCAGCAACTCCGGTTACCGGAATTTTTTCATGGACTCCCACCTGCAGCCAGGTGAGGCAGCAGCCCTACCTTGTAACCTTCAAAGCGGTGGATGACGGTGCGCCTGATAGTCCTGCCGTTCCGCTTACGGATTACGAATCATTTTTCATACGGGTGATTGCGCCCGCACCCGCCAACCTTGCTGCCGGTCCTGATTGCGCCAAAATGCTTCTGAGCTGGAACACCGCTCCCTGCAATAACCAATCGGGGAATTATCTTTACAAATACAAAATATACCGCAGGATCGGCTGCGATACCAACACGGCAGGCAACTGCGTAACAGGCGTTCCGCCTTTGTGGGGATACACGCTGATAGCCACCGTATCAAACGCCACCACTTCTTACACCGATAACAACGGGGGCTTGGGGCTGGTGCCGGGCAATGATTATTCCTACCGCGTAACAGCAACTTATATTGACGGTGCCGAAAGTTATGCCTCCGACCCTGTGTGCAAACACCTGGTGCGCGACATGCCCATTATCACCAATGTGGATGTGAAAAACACAGGCACCACCAACGGAGTGATAAATATAAAATGGGTGAAGCCGCTCGTGAGCGCTACGGATTTTGATACTATACTGAATCCAGGTCCTTATAAATTTGAACTGATGCGCGCTGCCGGGTCTGCTCCTCTTTCTCTGATAAAAACATTCTCCAGCCCCTTCTTTGCCGCGCTGGATACTACTTATCTTGATTCGTTCCTCACTACGCAAACCAAACCCTACAAGTACCGCGTTGACTTTTATCACGGAACAAGTACTTCATCCTGCTATGCGCAAAGCGCTTCTTCGGTGTTTTTAACCTGCCATCCGAACGATAATCAGATTCAAATCACCTGGAACGAGCAGGTGCCATGGTCAAATGACCGGTATGACATTTATAAATTCAACGGCTCTGTGTGGGATTCTATCGGCACCACTACTTTGCAAACATTTACCGATACGGGGCTGGGCAACGGAATAACGTATTGCTACAAGGTGAAAAGCACTGGCGCATACATTGACACCACGCTTCCAAAGCCGCTCATCAACTGGTCTCAGGAACTTTGCTGCGCGCCTGTTGACCTGACTCCGCCCTGCCCTGTTTCGCTGGCGGTGGATTCAAGCTGCGACTTATCAAGAAATATTTTAACGTGGAACAACCCGAACAACTCCTGCTGCGATGACGCGCTGTATTACATCCTCTATTATTCGCCTGTTGAAGACGATGATTTTTCAGTGCTCGATACTATTTTCAACATAAACACTACCACATTTATTGATGATAGTTTGTCATCCATTGCGGGATGCTACGCGGTCACTTCGGTGGATTCATTCAGCAACGAAAGCGCTTTCAGCAACCTGGTTTGCATTGACAATTGCCCTTACTATGAACTCCCCAATGTGTTCACTCCGAACGGGGACGGGTCAAACGATTTCTTCACTCCCCTGCATCCGTATAAATATGTAAAGGATATTGACATTAAGATTTACAACCGATGGGGAACGGAAGTGTTCCGCACTGCCGACCCTGAAATAATGTGGGATGGAAAAAGCGCACAGACAAAAATGCAATGTTCAGATGGAGTGTACTTTTATGCCTGCATTGTGAATGACATCCGCCTCAAAGGAATCATTCCCCGCTCGCTGGTAGGCAATGTGCATTTGCTCAGCAAGTAA
- a CDS encoding CofH family radical SAM protein, with product MNSDSLLKRALQFEFLSIEEGVFLFEKATISELMYVANELRKIQKKALPAGRQGSEHIVTWQIDRNLNTTNVCIANCKFCNFYRIPGHAESYITDIETYKKKIEETFRWGGDQLLLQGGHHPELGLKFYTDLFSSLKKLYPKLKLHSLGPPEVAHITKLEKSTHTEVLKALVEAGLDSLPGAGAEILNDRVRRLISNGKCGGKEWLDVMRAAHKLNITTSATMMFGHVETLYERFEHLVWLREVQNEKPKHAKGFLAFIPWTFQDVDTLLAEVRGVKNSTTGEEYIRMIAMSRIMLPNILNIQASWLTVGKETAQLSLHAGANDFGSIMLEENVVSAAGAPHRFTFKTIQDAIREAGFEPQLRNQQYEYRILPQETVEQVVNY from the coding sequence ATGAATAGTGATTCCCTTCTTAAACGCGCGCTGCAGTTTGAATTTCTTTCCATTGAAGAAGGAGTTTTTCTCTTTGAGAAGGCGACTATTTCCGAACTGATGTATGTGGCGAATGAGCTGAGAAAAATTCAGAAGAAAGCCCTGCCTGCCGGCAGGCAGGGAAGCGAACACATTGTTACCTGGCAGATAGACCGAAACCTAAACACCACCAATGTGTGCATTGCCAACTGCAAGTTCTGCAACTTCTACCGCATTCCGGGACACGCTGAATCGTACATCACCGATATTGAAACGTATAAGAAAAAAATTGAAGAGACCTTCCGATGGGGAGGAGACCAGTTGCTGTTGCAGGGTGGACATCACCCTGAACTCGGATTAAAATTCTATACCGATTTATTTTCTTCACTAAAAAAACTTTATCCGAAGTTAAAATTGCATTCGCTCGGTCCGCCCGAAGTGGCGCACATCACCAAGTTGGAAAAATCCACGCACACCGAAGTGCTGAAAGCTCTGGTGGAAGCCGGATTGGATTCTCTCCCCGGTGCAGGCGCGGAAATTCTGAATGACCGCGTGCGCAGATTAATTTCCAACGGAAAATGCGGAGGTAAAGAATGGCTGGATGTGATGCGAGCCGCGCACAAACTTAATATCACCACATCAGCCACCATGATGTTCGGGCATGTGGAAACGCTGTATGAACGATTTGAACATTTGGTTTGGCTTCGTGAAGTGCAAAACGAAAAGCCGAAACACGCAAAAGGATTTCTCGCTTTCATTCCATGGACATTTCAGGATGTGGACACGCTTCTTGCCGAAGTGCGCGGGGTAAAAAACAGTACCACAGGCGAAGAATACATCCGCATGATTGCGATGAGCCGCATCATGCTTCCGAACATTCTTAACATTCAGGCATCATGGCTCACGGTGGGAAAAGAAACCGCTCAGCTAAGTTTACACGCAGGCGCCAACGATTTCGGAAGTATTATGCTGGAAGAAAATGTGGTTAGCGCGGCAGGCGCACCTCACCGCTTCACTTTTAAAACCATACAAGATGCCATCCGCGAAGCGGGTTTTGAACCTCAGTTGAGAAACCAGCAGTATGAATACCGCATTCTTCCGCAGGAAACAGTGGAGCAGGTGGTGAATTACTGA
- a CDS encoding leucyl aminopeptidase: MVVLCKRNSSLEGFGLSSSEMEYAKMEFEKKDKKLVVINQLRRVVILSLLVKKEKEALTLEVCRKAGDKIAIYLNDAKKESIVVVDAIGDAKAILALAEGIALGNYQFIKYKTKDFQKDKFTLRNIFVNSKKVNVKDVERLQISVDAVGEARTLVNEPVSTLNATQLAKEFQRLGKEAGFKVTVFDKAKITSLGMGGLLAVNLGSVDPPTFTIMEWKPSRHKNKKPIVLVGKGVVYDTGGLSLKPTPNSMDYMKCDMAGSAAVGGTMYAIAKAKLPVHVIGLVPSTDNRPSGNAYAPGDVIKMYDGQMVEMLNADAEGRMILADALAYAKQYNPELVIDLATLTGAAIAAIGTFGMVAMGTASETQKNKLKASGNNVHERLAEFPFWEEYDELIKSDIADMKNIGGAYGGAITAGKFLARFIDYPWIHLDIAGPAFLTVKDSYRGKGGTGTGVRLLFDFLKNY; this comes from the coding sequence ATGGTGGTGCTGTGTAAAAGGAATTCTTCGCTTGAAGGATTCGGTTTGTCATCTTCCGAAATGGAGTATGCGAAAATGGAATTCGAAAAGAAGGACAAAAAACTTGTCGTTATCAACCAATTGAGGCGAGTGGTGATTCTTTCGCTGCTGGTTAAAAAAGAAAAAGAAGCGCTCACGCTGGAGGTCTGCCGGAAAGCGGGAGATAAAATAGCCATCTATCTCAACGATGCGAAAAAAGAATCCATCGTTGTTGTGGATGCCATTGGCGATGCAAAAGCAATCCTCGCTCTTGCTGAAGGAATCGCGCTCGGCAATTACCAGTTCATCAAATACAAGACAAAAGATTTTCAGAAAGATAAATTTACCCTCAGAAATATTTTCGTCAACAGCAAAAAAGTAAATGTAAAAGATGTTGAACGCTTGCAGATTTCGGTGGATGCGGTTGGAGAAGCAAGAACCTTGGTGAACGAACCCGTCAGCACACTCAACGCGACACAACTTGCAAAAGAATTTCAGCGATTGGGAAAGGAAGCGGGATTCAAAGTGACCGTGTTTGATAAAGCAAAAATCACTTCGCTCGGGATGGGCGGACTGCTGGCTGTGAATTTAGGAAGCGTTGATCCGCCCACCTTCACCATCATGGAATGGAAACCCAGCCGCCATAAAAATAAAAAACCGATTGTGCTCGTAGGAAAAGGTGTGGTGTACGATACGGGCGGATTGAGTTTGAAGCCCACACCCAATTCCATGGACTACATGAAGTGCGACATGGCGGGCTCTGCCGCTGTGGGAGGAACGATGTACGCCATCGCGAAAGCAAAACTTCCGGTGCATGTGATAGGTTTGGTTCCTTCAACGGATAACCGCCCCAGTGGAAACGCGTATGCACCCGGTGATGTAATAAAAATGTATGACGGGCAAATGGTGGAAATGCTCAACGCGGATGCGGAAGGAAGAATGATTCTTGCCGATGCGCTTGCGTATGCGAAGCAATATAACCCTGAACTCGTGATTGACCTGGCAACGCTGACAGGCGCTGCAATCGCTGCTATCGGAACTTTCGGAATGGTGGCGATGGGAACAGCAAGCGAAACGCAGAAAAATAAATTGAAAGCCAGCGGAAACAATGTACACGAGCGCCTGGCAGAATTTCCTTTCTGGGAGGAATATGATGAGCTTATCAAATCCGATATTGCCGACATGAAAAATATTGGCGGTGCGTACGGAGGCGCCATCACAGCAGGGAAATTTCTCGCGCGCTTCATTGATTATCCATGGATTCATCTTGACATTGCCGGTCCCGCATTTCTCACCGTGAAAGATTCCTATCGCGGAAAAGGCGGAACGGGAACGGGAGTTCGTCTTCTTTTCGATTTTCTTAAAAATTATTAA
- the pdxA gene encoding 4-hydroxythreonine-4-phosphate dehydrogenase PdxA produces MSSEKIKVGITQGDPNGIGLEVIIKTFMDTSMLEVCTPVLFGSQKTFSFHRKAMNVEIRFNQIRSAEQAMQRQLNILNVYEEEIPIEFGTSTQTAGKYALKSIGAACEALEQKKIDVLVTAPINKHNIQSEQFQFKGHTDYLENRFKNDALMLMCSDKFRVGVVTGHVPLANVSAIINQDKIVNKIKLLNKSLLEDFGIRKPKIAVLGLNPHAGDNGTIGGEEAVVIVPAIAKAKSENIMVMGPYSADGFFGTAMHMKFDAVLAMYHDQGLVPFKALAFDSGVNYTAGLPVIRTSPDHGVGYDIAGQNKASETSFRSAVYLACDIFRTRKGEKEIYAHPLRSYSQERE; encoded by the coding sequence ATGTCTTCAGAAAAAATAAAAGTTGGCATCACGCAGGGCGACCCGAACGGAATCGGGCTGGAAGTTATTATTAAAACTTTTATGGATACTTCCATGCTGGAAGTTTGCACGCCTGTTCTTTTCGGCTCGCAGAAAACTTTTTCTTTTCATCGCAAGGCAATGAATGTGGAAATACGCTTCAATCAGATACGAAGCGCTGAGCAGGCAATGCAAAGACAGCTCAATATTTTAAATGTGTACGAAGAAGAAATTCCGATTGAGTTCGGCACTTCCACTCAAACAGCAGGAAAATATGCTTTGAAGTCAATTGGCGCTGCCTGCGAAGCATTGGAGCAAAAGAAAATTGATGTGCTGGTAACGGCACCCATCAACAAGCATAACATTCAGTCAGAACAGTTTCAGTTCAAAGGGCACACCGATTATTTGGAGAATCGTTTTAAAAACGATGCGCTCATGCTGATGTGTTCTGATAAATTCCGCGTTGGCGTGGTGACCGGGCATGTTCCGCTTGCGAATGTTTCCGCCATCATCAACCAGGATAAAATAGTTAATAAAATAAAACTGCTCAACAAATCTCTCCTGGAAGATTTCGGAATACGCAAACCAAAAATCGCTGTGCTCGGATTAAATCCGCACGCAGGAGATAACGGAACAATCGGTGGCGAAGAAGCAGTGGTGATTGTTCCCGCTATCGCGAAAGCGAAAAGCGAAAACATAATGGTGATGGGACCGTATTCCGCTGACGGGTTTTTCGGAACCGCGATGCACATGAAATTCGATGCGGTGCTCGCCATGTATCACGATCAGGGACTGGTTCCGTTCAAGGCGCTCGCGTTTGATTCAGGAGTGAATTACACAGCAGGACTTCCGGTCATCCGCACTTCTCCCGACCACGGAGTGGGTTACGACATTGCCGGGCAAAACAAAGCCAGCGAAACATCTTTCCGCTCGGCAGTGTATCTTGCCTGCGATATTTTCAGAACGAGAAAAGGAGAAAAAGAAATTTACGCCCACCCGCTCAGATCATATTCTCAGGAAAGGGAATAA
- a CDS encoding PD40 domain-containing protein, translated as MCIPKRFQLAVLLICCFGFFTLAQQISSTKKPGADAEKITITNLGKTINTAFSEYAPVISADGQMMVFTSRRPVTEKEIKKGKQGMENVYESYYDEKEKKWGEAKRLSESINQPGRHNSAIALSNDGQTMLLYRDNENGNGDIYKSVLEGEQWSEPDKLPEPVNSADHESSASIAPDGNTIYFVSNRKEGQGGRDIWMCRKDKNGKWGKAKNMGSIINTPEDEEAVFIHPDGTTLYFSSKGHKSTGGYDIFKSLFEKGKWTKPINLGSPINTPDDDLYFVVTADGQTGYYASAKSGGIGEKDIYQINPVEIKKDKGPKLTLFKGMVVDKLTSAPLESAIEITDNEKNEVLSQIKSNSSTGKFLISLPSGKNYGINVKKEGYLFYSDNVSIPDTAAYKEIIKTIPLEKINIGSKIVLKNIFYDFDKATLRAESMSELERLVQLLTNNPAMKIELSSHTDSKGTDEYNIKLSQERAQAVVDYLISKGIGKDRLTAKGYGESQPITTNDTEEGRQMNRRTEFTILEK; from the coding sequence ATGTGTATCCCGAAGAGATTTCAATTGGCGGTCTTGCTGATTTGTTGCTTTGGCTTTTTCACCCTTGCACAACAAATCTCTTCCACCAAAAAGCCGGGTGCTGATGCCGAAAAAATCACCATCACCAATCTTGGCAAAACCATCAACACGGCATTTTCTGAATATGCTCCGGTGATATCAGCCGATGGGCAGATGATGGTTTTCACCTCCAGAAGACCGGTGACAGAAAAAGAAATCAAGAAAGGAAAGCAAGGGATGGAAAATGTGTATGAATCCTACTATGATGAGAAAGAAAAAAAATGGGGAGAAGCAAAACGGTTGTCGGAATCCATCAACCAGCCGGGCAGGCATAACTCGGCTATTGCTCTTTCCAATGACGGGCAAACCATGCTGCTGTATCGCGATAATGAAAATGGAAATGGAGACATTTATAAATCCGTCTTGGAAGGAGAACAGTGGAGCGAGCCCGATAAACTGCCCGAACCCGTCAACAGCGCAGACCACGAATCATCAGCAAGCATTGCTCCCGATGGCAATACTATTTATTTTGTCAGCAACCGGAAAGAAGGGCAAGGCGGAAGAGATATCTGGATGTGCAGGAAGGATAAAAACGGAAAATGGGGGAAAGCAAAAAATATGGGTTCCATCATCAACACGCCAGAAGACGAAGAAGCCGTTTTCATTCACCCGGACGGAACGACACTTTATTTCAGCTCCAAGGGACACAAAAGCACAGGGGGATATGATATTTTCAAATCATTATTTGAAAAAGGGAAATGGACAAAACCAATCAATCTTGGTTCTCCTATTAATACTCCTGATGATGATTTATATTTTGTGGTAACGGCAGACGGGCAAACAGGTTATTACGCATCGGCAAAATCAGGAGGCATAGGAGAAAAAGATATTTATCAAATCAATCCCGTAGAAATAAAAAAAGACAAGGGACCCAAACTAACCCTGTTTAAAGGAATGGTCGTTGATAAATTAACATCCGCTCCGCTCGAGTCAGCTATTGAAATTACCGACAACGAAAAAAACGAAGTTCTCTCACAGATAAAATCCAATAGTTCGACAGGGAAGTTTCTCATATCACTTCCATCGGGAAAAAATTACGGCATCAACGTAAAGAAAGAGGGCTACCTTTTTTATTCTGACAACGTGAGCATACCCGACACAGCCGCTTACAAGGAAATAATTAAAACCATTCCGCTGGAAAAAATAAATATAGGAAGCAAAATAGTATTGAAAAACATTTTTTATGATTTTGATAAAGCAACATTGCGTGCCGAATCCATGTCAGAACTTGAACGCTTAGTCCAGTTGCTGACCAATAATCCCGCTATGAAAATCGAATTGTCAAGCCACACCGACAGCAAAGGAACAGATGAATACAACATAAAATTATCACAGGAGCGCGCGCAAGCCGTAGTGGATTACCTCATCAGCAAAGGCATCGGCAAAGACCGCCTTACAGCAAAGGGCTATGGAGAATCACAGCCCATCACCACAAACGATACGGAGGAGGGGCGGCAAATGAACCGCAGAACGGAATTTACAATACTTGAAAAATAA
- a CDS encoding PorP/SprF family type IX secretion system membrane protein: protein MKKITLLAVCILTSAICHLSSYMAFSQDIHFARFWMTPLLVNPAQSGAESDLRAIINYRNQWNSVATPYSTANVSFDAKIAKKKGRKGFSAMGVTIFQDQAGNAKMKTLQGNITYAYHVYINKESTLGAGLYGGFAQRSINNADLQWMNQYDGSSYNAAMPSGEPSGGASLTYPDLGSGIHYEYGKDKLDLSAGLSIFHANRPAYSFYGKDDKLNMKITGYANGLVRLSNRNFSLVPGFIYFQQGKSSELFFGNMFRYTFREASSSGYVKGAAISLGAHYRNKDAVIPVVVLEFAQFNIGLSYDVNISKLKTASSGQGGFEISLRFVNPNPFLPKSASRI, encoded by the coding sequence ATGAAAAAAATTACTCTCTTAGCAGTTTGTATTCTTACATCTGCCATCTGCCATCTTTCTTCTTACATGGCTTTTTCCCAGGACATTCACTTCGCCCGGTTCTGGATGACCCCCTTGCTTGTTAATCCAGCGCAGTCGGGAGCCGAAAGTGATCTGCGCGCCATCATCAATTACAGAAACCAATGGAACAGCGTTGCAACCCCTTACAGCACAGCCAATGTTTCCTTTGATGCGAAGATTGCCAAAAAGAAAGGCAGGAAAGGATTTTCTGCTATGGGCGTAACTATTTTTCAAGACCAGGCAGGCAATGCGAAAATGAAAACTTTACAGGGAAACATAACTTATGCCTATCATGTTTATATCAACAAGGAAAGCACGCTTGGTGCCGGGCTTTATGGCGGATTTGCCCAGCGAAGCATTAATAATGCTGACCTTCAGTGGATGAATCAGTATGACGGAAGCAGTTACAATGCCGCGATGCCATCCGGTGAGCCATCGGGCGGAGCAAGTTTAACCTATCCTGATTTAGGAAGCGGCATTCATTATGAATATGGCAAGGACAAACTTGATTTAAGCGCGGGCCTATCCATATTCCATGCGAACCGCCCTGCCTATTCTTTTTACGGAAAGGATGATAAACTCAACATGAAAATTACGGGGTATGCAAACGGGCTTGTGCGGTTAAGCAACAGAAATTTTTCGCTGGTACCGGGCTTTATTTATTTTCAGCAGGGAAAATCATCAGAACTTTTTTTTGGAAATATGTTCCGCTACACGTTTAGGGAAGCATCCAGTTCCGGTTATGTGAAAGGCGCTGCCATTTCGCTGGGCGCGCATTACCGGAATAAAGATGCCGTGATCCCTGTCGTAGTGCTTGAGTTTGCACAGTTTAACATCGGCTTGAGTTATGATGTAAACATTTCAAAATTAAAAACTGCCAGCAGCGGACAAGGCGGCTTTGAAATTTCCCTGCGCTTTGTAAATCCCAATCCGTTCCTGCCTAAATCCGCTTCAAGAATTTAG